The stretch of DNA ACTTGACGGGTTTGCACCACCAAATTTTGAATGGCATCGGTAACCCGGCGAACCCCCACCGACACAATTCCGGCCACAATAATAAGGCCAATCACGGCCACAATAACCACCGGCCTGAGCGCAATCTGAGCCGGTTCAATCACCTGGTCCCACGGTTCGCCAATCACCAAACCCCAGCCGCTGATTGGCACAATGGCATAGCCTTCCACACTCCGCATCCCCCCATCTTCCTGGCTGGTAATGGCTCCTTCGGGGTCGCCGCTTTGCAGAAGTTGAATGGCCTGCCGGTCGCTAAAATCTGTACCAATCAGGTGATCATACGGATGATAGATGAGGTGTCCGCTCTGGTCTACCAGGTAAGCGCTACCTTTCTCCCCCACCTTTAGTTTTAAAATCTCCCGCCCCATTCCCTGAAAATCAACATAAAATCTACCCACAATAGCCCCGGCAAAATTGCCATCCAAACCCGTGATAGGCACGGCCACAGCAATGATGTCTTTATTTGTGCCGGGTTCTTTGACGATATTGGAAAAAACAAACGTACGCAAAGCCCGGACTCTTTGAAAATAAGATTCCTGCGAAAAATCTTGGCCAATAAGATCAAGCCGAAGAGGTTTGGTAACGCTGACAAACCCATTGGCATCCAGAATGATAACCCCCCCATCCCAATTGGTGAAATCAATAAGGAGTTCTCGCCCTCGTTCTAAAGTAGCTTCCTGGAGAGTCGGTTCGCCGGATTTCATCTCGGGTTGGCGGGCCAAAACGCTCAAACCGCGAATAAGGTTTTCCATGCGTCCCGACAAACGCCCGGCGCCCACCACCACCAACTCCTGGTCGCGGCTTTCGGCCAGCGATTGCGATACTTGCCGGAAAGCCAAAAAGGCCACGCCACTGGTCAAGGAGGTCATCAGCAATAAAATAAGCAGAAGCAAGGCCAGCACCTGCGCCCGCAAGTGGGTTAGCCAGCCAAAAATACCCATGAGGAAACGCTGATATTTTGATATTGAAGGCAAATCCTTAGCAGTATGGGTCATGGCGTTTCTTCCGGAACAAACTCACCACGTTGTTGGGCTTCTTGAAGGGCTTCGCTTGGCGTGGCCAGGTTATAGAAAGAAATTTTGACCGCATTCCAAAACGCTTCTTCGGCTCTGGGAAACAAATCCAGCCGATAGGGCCGAGCCGCATCGAGTTGGTTAAAAAAGGGGGTTAGAGAGAGGTTATCGGTAAATTCGGGTGAGGTTTGCAGCCAAACCCGGGCCGGATAATGCCCCACCCGCCGGGCCATAGGAATAATATATCGGTCGCTTGAAGCCCACTTGATAAATTCAAAAGCCACATCCTGGTCAATGGAACCGCGCGGAATGAAGAAGCCGCTGCTGCCAAAAACCGAAGCGGCGCTTTCGCCGGCCGGGGTGGTGGGCAACTCAGCTACGCCCAGGGAAAAGTCGGGATTGGTTGACTGGATGAGATGAACATCCTGAGGCTCGCCAAAGTACATCGAAATTCGGCCTTCCAAAAAACCGGCCCGCGCTTCCTCGTAATCGCGGGGGCGGCTGGTAGGGCGCGGCGCATATCCCGCTTCAACCAGCTCAATCATAAACCGCAAAACATCAACGTTTGTTTCTGAGTTGAGCGCGGGCAAATAACCTTTTTCGGGATCGTAAATAACCACATCGCCCCCGACCGCAGACAACCAAGCATAAACATACCAGGGATCGGTGGTCAGGCCAATGCCGTAACGCTCTTCTTCCGGTTTGGTCAAAACGGCGGCGGCGTTTTGCAGGTCAAACAAGTTATAATCCGCTTCGGGATAAGGCAAATTGGCTTCGTCAAAGTGTTCTCGATTGTAAAGCAGAACCACCGTGTAAACGTCAATCGGCACCCCATAGCGAACATCTTGCCAGGTCACTTCATCCAGCGCAGCAGGTAAAAATTGGGATGTTGTTTCCGGGTCGGCCTCCTCCCACTCGGCCCACTGCTGTTTCAGCGGTTCGGCCAGGCCGAGTCCGGCGGCGGTATAAACGTGTCCCTGCACCACGTTAGGCGGAAGTTCGTCTTTGGAGACATGCTCCATGCGCTGCAAAATACCTTCTCGCACAAAAGAATAAACCTCAACTTCCACGTGGGGATAGGCCTGTTCAAAATCTTCGGCCATCTCTTCAAAAAAGGTATTGTCGCGGGTAAAATCCAGATCAACCCAAACTTCCAGGGAGACCGGTTCGGCGGGAAGGTTGGGGTTTATCAACGGCAAATCATCGGCAATAAATTCATCCACTTCTGCCGCAACCGGGGTTGAGGGTGAAGCTGTTTGGTTACAACCGGCCAGCAGCAAGAGAACAAGCAACAGGCCAATAATTTTATACATCATCCCTGTTCTGTAGTAATCCAACCACTGCGGACGGCATACATCACGGCTTCGGTGCGGGAATTAACGCCCAATTTGGAGAAGATATTGGATAGATGCGCCTGCACGGTGCGGTCGCTGATAAAAAGCTCTTTGCCGATTTGTTTATTGCTGAGGCCCTTACCCACCAAACGTAAAATACCCAACTCTCGTTCGGTGAGGCCGCTATATTGATCTTGAGTATGGCCCAAAATATCCGGTAAGCTTTTGCCCCCGGCAAATTGCGCCACCACTTTACCGGCCACGGAGGGGGCCAACGCAGATTGCCCGGCGGCGACAGTGCGAATGGCTTTGACCAATTCGTCAATTTCGGCTGTTTTTAACAGATAGCCGTTTGCGCCGGCCTGAAGCAAGGCAAAAACATATTCGTCGTCATCGTGGGCCGTCAGCACCAGCACCCGCACGTCCGGGTGCTCCGCTTTAATCCGGCGGGTGGCCTCTACGCCCGATATTTTGGGCATCCGCACATCCATCACCACCACGTCGGGTTGCAGTTCGTGGGTCAACTGTACGGCCTCCTCACCATCAACGGCCTCGCCGACAATGTGGAGGTCTGGCTGTCGCTCTAAAAGTTCACGGGTGCCGGCTCTGACCACGGCATGGTCGTCGGCCAACAGCAGTCTAATCCGTTCTGGGTATTCTTGAGGAGTTGCGCCAGTCATAGCATTGTCCTTAAAAAGTCTTTTTCAGAAACTCCATTATACCATTTTCTGAGGCGGGTGACCAAAGTGAGTAGTAGAAAAAGTTAGGGGTATTCGTGCGTTTGAGCCATACTTTCCCCGGCCTGGCTTGGCAGGATAAAACATCTATTGTATCATAACCCTATGACCAATAAAATTCGAGAGGCTCGTCAATTGGCTTTTGATGAGTTGTACCGTACCCCTCAAGCAGCAATCAGGCTGGAGATTGATGAATCCTTTCCAGAACAGTTCGCCAATGAAATTTCGCGGCAGGAAGTCTTTAATAAACATTTGTTTCGGCCTAATACCTACCTGCATAAATGGTGGGCGCGACGCTGTGGTTCTACCTTCCGACTCATATTAAAGCAGTTTGTGCCCGACCCAAAGCGGCGCGATTACTATGCCCCGGGTGGCTTAGAGGGCAAAATTGTACTTGACCCGATGATGGGCGGCGGCACTACTTTGCATGAAGCCATCCGGTTGGGAGCAAATGTTATTGGGTCTGATATAGACCCAATTCCTGTTGTGCAGGCGCGAGCGTCGTTAACTCAGGTGACGCTCAAAGAATTACAAACAGCCTTTCATCAATTTTTTGACAACCTATACCATCAACTTGGTTATTATTTTCAAACTGAATGTCCAACTTGCGCTCAGACCCTCGATGCCCACTATATACTTTACGGCCTGCGTAAGATTTGCGTCTGCGGCGAAGTCGTTCAGATTGAGCAATATGACCTGCGTCACGAAGCTGACCGGACAATTCGTATCTGGCCGGATAGTTGGCAAATCACCGACAACCAGCATCCACCACAGGGCCGGATAAAAACGCCGCGTCTGATCACCAAAAGCGAAAAGCAATGTCCAACCTGCAAACAAAAATACCAGGATTTGCTTGATACTCCCTACTATGCCCGCTATATTCCGGTGGCGATTGTTGGGAATTGTCCTCAACATGGCCTGTTTTTCCGCACGCCAGGTCAGGCCGATTTGGCCCGGCTAGAGGAAGCTGACCGGCAACGCGCTCAATTGGATTTTGGTTCGGTTGAAGATTTTGCCGTAAAAAATGGTCCCAAATCCGGTGATTTGCTTGGTCGTAATATCCACTCCTACCTTGATCTCTTTACATCACGTCAATTGCTCTATTTAAACGAAGCCATCAAACAGTTGGGGGGGTATCACGGCGCGG from Anaerolineae bacterium encodes:
- a CDS encoding response regulator transcription factor, with the translated sequence MTGATPQEYPERIRLLLADDHAVVRAGTRELLERQPDLHIVGEAVDGEEAVQLTHELQPDVVVMDVRMPKISGVEATRRIKAEHPDVRVLVLTAHDDDEYVFALLQAGANGYLLKTAEIDELVKAIRTVAAGQSALAPSVAGKVVAQFAGGKSLPDILGHTQDQYSGLTERELGILRLVGKGLSNKQIGKELFISDRTVQAHLSNIFSKLGVNSRTEAVMYAVRSGWITTEQG
- a CDS encoding extracellular solute-binding protein, whose product is MMYKIIGLLLVLLLLAGCNQTASPSTPVAAEVDEFIADDLPLINPNLPAEPVSLEVWVDLDFTRDNTFFEEMAEDFEQAYPHVEVEVYSFVREGILQRMEHVSKDELPPNVVQGHVYTAAGLGLAEPLKQQWAEWEEADPETTSQFLPAALDEVTWQDVRYGVPIDVYTVVLLYNREHFDEANLPYPEADYNLFDLQNAAAVLTKPEEERYGIGLTTDPWYVYAWLSAVGGDVVIYDPEKGYLPALNSETNVDVLRFMIELVEAGYAPRPTSRPRDYEEARAGFLEGRISMYFGEPQDVHLIQSTNPDFSLGVAELPTTPAGESAASVFGSSGFFIPRGSIDQDVAFEFIKWASSDRYIIPMARRVGHYPARVWLQTSPEFTDNLSLTPFFNQLDAARPYRLDLFPRAEEAFWNAVKISFYNLATPSEALQEAQQRGEFVPEETP
- a CDS encoding HAMP domain-containing protein encodes the protein MTHTAKDLPSISKYQRFLMGIFGWLTHLRAQVLALLLLILLLMTSLTSGVAFLAFRQVSQSLAESRDQELVVVGAGRLSGRMENLIRGLSVLARQPEMKSGEPTLQEATLERGRELLIDFTNWDGGVIILDANGFVSVTKPLRLDLIGQDFSQESYFQRVRALRTFVFSNIVKEPGTNKDIIAVAVPITGLDGNFAGAIVGRFYVDFQGMGREILKLKVGEKGSAYLVDQSGHLIYHPYDHLIGTDFSDRQAIQLLQSGDPEGAITSQEDGGMRSVEGYAIVPISGWGLVIGEPWDQVIEPAQIALRPVVIVAVIGLIIVAGIVSVGVRRVTDAIQNLVVQTRQVAAGDYDAQVGLSRIREIRELGMAFNDMVQQIRRYRAGVRQYVADITRTQEEERKRIARELHDDTVQSLIAMGQRIELIKETLENPDESRARLSEVRTMVTGAIASVRQFSRDLRPLTLEDLGLTAAMQYLVNQLAQSEGIEVNLQVEGKVEELPADLEVAIYRILQEALSNVRKHAHATQVDVLAQFTPRQVRLTVEDNGCGFQVPESLTDFASDGNFGMMGLQERARLFGGNVAVESAPNQGTKIELIIPRQLTPASFTVGVTPGPKEGEVGGNGKNKIT